From Lagenorhynchus albirostris chromosome 15, mLagAlb1.1, whole genome shotgun sequence, one genomic window encodes:
- the LOC132505148 gene encoding LOW QUALITY PROTEIN: TP53-regulated inhibitor of apoptosis 1-like (The sequence of the model RefSeq protein was modified relative to this genomic sequence to represent the inferred CDS: inserted 2 bases in 1 codon; substituted 1 base at 1 genomic stop codon): MNSVREACTDTKHKCDQCFNCWFAEKFLNGDPGTDLFKHXQQXVQKAIKEEIPIEGLEVHGHGKEKTESSS; this comes from the exons ATGAACAGCGTAAGGGAGGCTTGCACTGACACGAAGCACAAGTGTGACCAGTGCTTCAATTGCTGGTTTGCCGAGAAGTTCCTCAATGGGGACCCAGGCACCGACCTCTTCAAGCA TCAGCAGTGAGTTCAGAAAGCAATAAAGGAGGAGATTCCTATTGAAGGACTGGAGGTTCATGGGCATGGCAAAGAAAAGACTGAAAGTTCTTCTTGA